The sequence below is a genomic window from Acidobacteriota bacterium.
ATGCTGACCACCTCGTGCACCGGCACCGGATGCTGTTCCGGCTACGGGGCTCCCTGCGGCAATCACTGACCTTCGGAGGCTCGAGCAGATGCAGGCACCGACTCTACAAGCGGACATCCTCGGCGAACGCGCCCGGCTGACCCCGGACCGGCCGGCCCTGGTGGTGGTGGAGCCTGAGCTCCGCTTGACCTACGGCCAGCTGGACCGGCGGGCGGTGCGTTGCGCCCGGCTGTGGACCGAGGTCCTGGGCCTCGCCAAGGGCGACCGGGTGGGCATCCTGGCCCACAACCGGGTGGAGTATTTGGAGGCCTTCTTCGCCGCCGGCAAGACCGGCATCACCCTGGTCACTCTGGGGACCCGGCTGACGGCGGCGGAGCTCGAGCACGTGGTGCGGGACAGCGGCCTCAGGGCCCTGCTTTACGACGGCGAGCTGGGAGAGGTGGTGACGGGGTTGAAGGAGCGTCTCA
It includes:
- a CDS encoding AMP-binding protein gives rise to the protein MQAPTLQADILGERARLTPDRPALVVVEPELRLTYGQLDRRAVRCARLWTEVLGLAKGDRVGILAHNRVEYLEAFFAAGKTGITLVTLGTRLTAAELEHVVRDSGLRALLYDGELGEVVTGLKERLIAGGGSEFADLPAAALEHWVAFDQPQEGELAYSDAVAALEEDPHWQRTSCDGEDVLCLLYTSGTTGRPKGVKIP